The DNA window CGCTGGTTGTGGGCTACCTGATCTGCGCCGTAGCGATCATTCCGCTGGTGACGCACGGCATCACGACCATCAGCCGGTTTCAGGTCTGGACGCAGCCGCTGTTCCTGGTCCTGCAAATCGCCCCCTTCGTTTTTATTCTCTACAGCGACATTGCCACCGTTACCGACTGGACCCAGTTCCAGGGCGTTGCGCCCGAAGCGGACGGCCGCTTCGACCTGCTCCTTTTCGGTGCAGCCGCCGCGGTTGTGTTCTCTCTCATCGCACAAATCGGTGAACAGGTGGATTTCCTGCGTTTTATTCCTCAACCGACAACCGCCAGTGAACAACGACGCTGGTGGATTGCAGTCATGGCCGGAGGGCCAGGCTGGATTGTGATAGGGATGCTGAAAATTCTGGCGGGGTCTTTCCTCGTGGTGCTGGCGCTTCAAAATGGAATTGCCGCCACCGACGCCGTGGACCCGACCCATATGTATCTGGTCGCTTTCAACTACGTTACCGGGTCTCCAGCAGCATCTCTGGCCGTGGCGGGTGTGTTCGTCATTCTTTGCCAGGTCAAAATAAACGTGACCAACGCCTATGCCGGCTCCATTGCCTGGTCCAATTTCTTCTCCCGCCTCACCCACAGCCACCCCGGCCGGGTAGTCTGGCTATTTTTCAATGTCGGCATAGCGCTGCTGGTGATGGAACTCGGGGTTTATCAGGCGCTTGAGGCAACGCTGGGATTCTATGGTGTAATCGCCATAGCCTGGGTTGGAGCGCTGGTCGCCGACCTGATAATCAACAAGCCCCTCGGACTGAGCCCCGCACACATCGAATTCAAACGTGCGCACCTCTATGACATCAACCCTGTTGGCGTGGGGGCCATGTTTATAGCCTCGGCCACCGGTCTCGCCTGCCACTCCGGGCTCATAGGAGAGATCGCTCAGGCGCTATCCCATTTCATAACACTGGGCGTCGCGCTGGTGGCGGCCCCGCTCATCGCCTGGGCGACGCAAGGTCGTTACTATACCGCCCGGCCAGTCATCCCTATCGCGACCGATTGCTTGTTGCTACGTTGCTGTATCTGTGAACACAGTTTCGAGGCCGAGGACGTCACCACGTGCCCCGCCTATGAAGGCACGATCTGCTCGCTTTGCTGTTCCCTGGATGCGCGCTGTGGCGACCTCTGCAAACCGGGCGCCGGGTACCGTGAACAGCTGGCGGCCGCGCTGACTTTTGTTTTGCCCGACCGCCTGGTGACATTGCTCCAGTCACGCCTGGGGCACTTTTTATCGCTTATATTGCTGATAAACGGTATCACCGGTTCGCTTCTCTCCTTTATCTACTTCAATACACTGACCCAATCCGACGCGGAAGCGTCGCTGATGTCATCAACCCTCTGGCAGGTATTTTTTATCCTGCTGATCGTCACCGGCGTGATCTGCTGGCTGTTCGTACTCGCCCACGAAAGCCGCGTTGTGGCTGAGGAAGAATCGCTGCGCCAGAATCGGCTGCTCGCCGATGAAGTCCGGGCGCATGAGCGCACTGATAAAGCACTGCAGGCAGCGAAGGAGCAGGCCGAAGCGGCAAACGGCGCAAAGAGCCGTTACCTTACGGGGATCAGCCATGAACTGCGCTCTCCCCTCAATGCCATTCTGGGGTACGCACAGCTTCTGGAGAACGACCCGCTGATACCGGCGGCACGCAAAGAGGCACTGGGTGTCATTCGGCGCAGTGGTGATTACCTGGCCGACCTGATTGAGGGTCTCCTGGATATTTCCAAAATCGAAGCGGGGCGGTTGGATTTGCACCGCGACCAGGTGCGAATCGGCCTGCTGATGGAACAGCTGGTCACCATGTTCAAGCTCCAGGCGGCAGAGAAGTCTCTGAAATTCGAGTATAGCTGCCCCTACCCGTTGCCCGAGATGGTCACCACGGATGAAAAACGACTGCGCCAGATACTTATCAACCTGCTATCCAACGCCATCAAATATACCGACCGTGGCTCAGTTGCCCTGAACCTTCGCTACCGGAGCCAAGTGGCAGAGTTCACTGTTATCGACACCGGTGAAGGAATCGCCGAGGAGAACATGGAGCGAATATTCAGGCCGTTCGAGCGCATCCGGACGCCGGGCCAGAGCAGAACCGGAACAGGACTGGGTTTGACGATTACACGCCTGCTTACGGAAATTATGGGCGGTGATATCAGTGTTGAAAGCGAACCTGGGAAAGGCAGTGTTTTTCGGGTGAGCCTTATGCTGTCGAGCATCCACAACCTCAATCCGCGCTCGGTATCTGAGCCGTCCCGAACCATCTACGGCTACCACGGCACCCGACGTAAACTTCTGGTCGTGGATGACGACGACTCCCATCGACAACTGATTCGCGCCATGCTGTCACCGCTGGGATTCGAGATTTGCGAACTGAACAATGCCTTACAGGTGGCCGAGCTACTCGATAAAGAGCTTCCGGACCTGTTACTTCTCGATGTCTCAATGCCTGGACTGAATGGCTGGCAGGTTCTGTCGGACATCCGGCACGATAACGCTACGCTGCCGGTTATTATGGTGTCGGCGGACGCCGAGGAAGGCCACCATGCGACGGACATCCCGGATCTGCACAACGGATACATCATAAAGCCAGTCCGGTTGAGCCTGCTGCTGGATCACATTGCCAGAGTTCTGGGGCTTGAGTGGCGGTACGAGAAATCGGATGAGCCATTGGCCAGTCAGCCTTCACCCCTCAAAACAGAACTCGGTCTACCCCCTGCTCTACAGAGAGATCAATTGGCTGCGCTTGCCCGTATCGGACACCGCAAGGGACTGCTGGAAGCTCTGGACGCCATGAACCATCGGGGCACCGGTTCCGTTTGTTTTCTGGAGGAGATGGTACGGCTGACCAACGATTTTCAATTCGAAAAAATCATTGCCCTGCTTGAGGTAGTCCCGAATGAGGCTTCATGAGAATCCCAAAACCGTAGTGCTTGTTGTGGACGATTCCGTCGAATCCATTCGCATGATAAACGATGCTCTCGAGAACGCGGGTATGACAGTGCTCGTGGCCCTCGACGGCAGCCAGGCCGTTAACATCAGCCATAACATCACACCAGACATCGTGTTACTGGATGCGTTGATGCCGAACATGGATGGATTTGAGACGTGCCGGCTGTTGAAGGAGAAAGCCGGGTTTGCCGATATCCCCATTATCTTCATGACAGGCCTTAGCGATACCGAACACGTCGTCATGGGTCTGAGCTCTGGAGGCGTCGACTATGTCACCAAGCCTATCAACACGACTGAACTGCTGGCCCGCATGCAGGTTCATCTGACCAATGCCCGCATAACCAGAAGCGCCCGGCAGGCGCTGGACGCCACCGGACAGAACCTGTTCGCCACCAATCGTCGAGGTGAGCTGCTATGGAGCACGCCAGAGGTTAGCAACGCCTTGCCCGACCCTTCGCAGCCAGCCGGCCAGCTGCTGCAGGAACAGCTCCGCACATGGTTTGGGCATGGACCGGAGACAGGTCACGCCATACCCCTGCCAGGGGTGGAGCCCACACGCAGCATAGAGTTTCTCGCGTTGGTCGATAATCGGGAGTACCTGATGCGGCTACGCGCTTCTGAGAACCCAAACCAGGCTACGGCCGCCCTTCGCAAGCGTTTTGATCTTACTGTCAGAGAGTCAGATGTGCTTTTGTGGATAGCCAACGGTAAGACCAATCGGGAGATCGGCCAGATTCTGGAAATGAGCCCGAGAACCGTCAATAAGCATCTGGAGCAGGTTTTTCGTAAAGTCGGGGTAGAGAACAGGACAGCCGCTGCTGCAAGCGCGATCAGGCTATTGGCCTTGCATACCTGAGGCCCAGGCAGAGGAATCGTAGTCCTGCCAACCTGGACAGTGTCTGAAGAGCAAGAGCCAGCGCGCTGCCGGAAACAGAGCGAGCAAGCCCAACAGCAGGACTGGCAGGCGCGATTGGGTGAGTAATATGACACAAGGCATCAGCTTGTCCTCAGAACTTCATCCACCGGACGGCGCAAGGATCGTGGCGCTTCAGGCCCACGACCGATTCTCACCATGAGATCCGGCCGTCGATTGCCCACGCCGAGGAAACGGGCGAACTCCGCGCGTATAGGTGCCACCTCAACCGGTTGGTTAATAAAGGCCGTCCTCAAGCCCAGAGCAGTTGCCTGCAGGGCAAGTCGCTCGTAGCAGCGGCCGGCCTCAACCCAATGAGGTTTGTCGTCGATGTCGGAGACCACTATGGCAATGGCGGATGAGCTCCGGATGTTCGTGTAGTCTTTCTGGTTCTGCTTTTTCGCGGAGAACCCGAAGCGCATCGCCAACAACCCAAGCCAGCGGGGTACATCGGGGCTGCCCATGACCGGTCCAAACAGGCCGTCACCGCTAGCGACCGCCTCTCGCGCGCTAAACCGAATCCAGGATTTAAGCTCCCGGGCCCAGGCATCGTCCCGAAATTGGGCAATATTGCCGTCAGACACGTATCGGGCTATCTGTTCTTTTCGGTCGTTATCAGTAAACAACATGATGGAGACGCCGTTTCCCTGCCCCGCTTCCTCCAGTTGGTGCAACTGCTCAGCAGGGAGTTGCGATCCATCGTATTCCACACGGCTGCACTGCCTTTCGGGAATGGCTTCGAACAAGTGCGAACGGAAAGGGGCCGTTTCTTCAAAATTAATCTTTACCCCTGACGTGGAGGCGTCATAGATACAGTGACCTTTTAGCCCCGCCGCTTCGGCTGCCAACAACAGATTCTCGGCGGCACAGCCAAGGCTTGCATAGAGATGGTGGTCATCAGGATCCACAGCGGGACAGCGCCGTGACAGATCCGGAAGAATCCGGATCTGGTTCTTTTCCAGTTTGAAGATCCAGGGCTGGGTGTTGTGGCTGGATGCCGCCAGGGTCGCGTACCGCACCAGGTTTCTGTAATCCTGCGCTACTGTTTCAGGCCCAGGTCGTTGCCAGACTTCCCTGACTCTTTCGGAGTAATTGACCATCTCACTGTCCTTTTACGTACCGGTTGAGAATCGCCTGGGTTATCCCGGCTTCCACCTCCACAAAGCTTCCCTCTTGCCCCATCATGCCAATATCCGAATTGATCTGTATGGCAATCGCGATATCGTATTCCGGGTAGTACCTGAGCGAAGAAACATAGCCGGGTATCCAGCCCCGGTGGCCACGGACCTCGCCAAACTGTTCCGTTGGCTCGATGACCACCCCAAGCCCATAGCTGACACCCGGGCGGTCTTCGCTCACGGCGGCGCCGGTCATCATGGCTTTGAAACTGCCCTCGGAATGCAGTCGACCGGACCAGAGCGCCCTACCCCAGCGGGCAAGATCGACAGCACTGCTAACGAACCCTCCACCAGCGCCTTCCACGGCCGGGTGCCACACCAGAAGGCCCTCTTCATCCAGGGAGCGTTCGGGCAAGCCTAAGGGGTTATCAGCACTGGTGAATCCTGTTGCCAGTCCTGGCAGAAGGCGCTGGTCGGATGGAGTAGTAGCCTCCAGATCAAGCGGCTTCAGGAAGTGAACTCCCACGTAATCCGTCCATGAATCGCCGGTCACGGCTTCCAGAACCTGTGCGGCCAGCAAATACCCGGTATCCGAGTATTCCCAGCCCTCTCCGGGTGCGAACAAGGGGTCGGTGTCCAGTATCAGGCCGATGAGTTGCTGGGTGTCCGGCGCGTCTGCACTGGTGAAGGTCTTCTGGAACAGCGCCTGGAATGCCGGAAGGTAGACGTGGTCAGGTAAACCACCGGTGTGGGTCAGCAGATGACGCAGGGTCAGGCTTTTGTGGTTGGGAAGCCGATGGAACCATTCCCTCTTTCCCAGCCAGTTCGAGATGGGGGAATCCAGGTCAAGCTGCTCTTCTTCAGCAGCGCGCAGAATGGCGGCGGCGACAAAAGATTTGCCAATACTGGCGGCCAGCATGGGGGTGTCTGGCGACATCTGCCTTTTACAATCCGGATCCGCCATGCCGATAGCCAGGGCATGAACGGTGTCGTCAGGACCTGTCCAGGCAACCGTCGCCCCGGGGAAAGCAAAGCGTTCCTGCAGGTCGGTCAGGACCTGGCGCACCTTGCCCTCGGGAGCGCCGTGGGCGAACCCCGCCAGTCCTGCGAGGACAATCAGTAATACGGCCCGGATCATGTCGAGGCTTTCGAGTGAATTGTTGATGGAATCACAGCGGTATAGGCATGTTTGTTGGAAAACATTGCTTCGCGCCGGAAAATCAGAATTAACACGGAAACGCCAATCAGCAGATAGGTATCGTAAGGCTGGGCATCCGGCCACAGCGGATTGCTGAGCTGGAAGTGATACAGCATGGGCCAGAGAATGCTGCCGCCGGTTCTGTTGAAAATGGGCGTCACGATAACGCTCAGGCAAATGTTGCCGATGAAAAAGGGCGCAAAACCCCACCCGCTATGAACCACCCCACTGAGATAGAATGCCGGCAGGTGCCATAAGCCCCAGACCGCGCCTATCAGAATGGCGGCCCAGACCGGGGCCATGTGACGCTGG is part of the Hydrocarboniclastica marina genome and encodes:
- a CDS encoding hybrid sensor histidine kinase/response regulator, producing MAAKQTIFRVRRNYNQWVANQTLEDYALRFTAKSARKWSAGRVSHTALGAISFLALEAIGGSITLHYGFTNAVAATMVVSLLVFLIAVPVSYYAARYGVDIDLLTRGAGFGYIGSTITSLIYASFTFIFFAIEAAIMAMALELLLGIPLVVGYLICAVAIIPLVTHGITTISRFQVWTQPLFLVLQIAPFVFILYSDIATVTDWTQFQGVAPEADGRFDLLLFGAAAAVVFSLIAQIGEQVDFLRFIPQPTTASEQRRWWIAVMAGGPGWIVIGMLKILAGSFLVVLALQNGIAATDAVDPTHMYLVAFNYVTGSPAASLAVAGVFVILCQVKINVTNAYAGSIAWSNFFSRLTHSHPGRVVWLFFNVGIALLVMELGVYQALEATLGFYGVIAIAWVGALVADLIINKPLGLSPAHIEFKRAHLYDINPVGVGAMFIASATGLACHSGLIGEIAQALSHFITLGVALVAAPLIAWATQGRYYTARPVIPIATDCLLLRCCICEHSFEAEDVTTCPAYEGTICSLCCSLDARCGDLCKPGAGYREQLAAALTFVLPDRLVTLLQSRLGHFLSLILLINGITGSLLSFIYFNTLTQSDAEASLMSSTLWQVFFILLIVTGVICWLFVLAHESRVVAEEESLRQNRLLADEVRAHERTDKALQAAKEQAEAANGAKSRYLTGISHELRSPLNAILGYAQLLENDPLIPAARKEALGVIRRSGDYLADLIEGLLDISKIEAGRLDLHRDQVRIGLLMEQLVTMFKLQAAEKSLKFEYSCPYPLPEMVTTDEKRLRQILINLLSNAIKYTDRGSVALNLRYRSQVAEFTVIDTGEGIAEENMERIFRPFERIRTPGQSRTGTGLGLTITRLLTEIMGGDISVESEPGKGSVFRVSLMLSSIHNLNPRSVSEPSRTIYGYHGTRRKLLVVDDDDSHRQLIRAMLSPLGFEICELNNALQVAELLDKELPDLLLLDVSMPGLNGWQVLSDIRHDNATLPVIMVSADAEEGHHATDIPDLHNGYIIKPVRLSLLLDHIARVLGLEWRYEKSDEPLASQPSPLKTELGLPPALQRDQLAALARIGHRKGLLEALDAMNHRGTGSVCFLEEMVRLTNDFQFEKIIALLEVVPNEAS
- a CDS encoding DNA-binding response regulator; its protein translation is MRLHENPKTVVLVVDDSVESIRMINDALENAGMTVLVALDGSQAVNISHNITPDIVLLDALMPNMDGFETCRLLKEKAGFADIPIIFMTGLSDTEHVVMGLSSGGVDYVTKPINTTELLARMQVHLTNARITRSARQALDATGQNLFATNRRGELLWSTPEVSNALPDPSQPAGQLLQEQLRTWFGHGPETGHAIPLPGVEPTRSIEFLALVDNREYLMRLRASENPNQATAALRKRFDLTVRESDVLLWIANGKTNREIGQILEMSPRTVNKHLEQVFRKVGVENRTAAAASAIRLLALHT
- a CDS encoding Acg family FMN-binding oxidoreductase; translated protein: MVNYSERVREVWQRPGPETVAQDYRNLVRYATLAASSHNTQPWIFKLEKNQIRILPDLSRRCPAVDPDDHHLYASLGCAAENLLLAAEAAGLKGHCIYDASTSGVKINFEETAPFRSHLFEAIPERQCSRVEYDGSQLPAEQLHQLEEAGQGNGVSIMLFTDNDRKEQIARYVSDGNIAQFRDDAWARELKSWIRFSAREAVASGDGLFGPVMGSPDVPRWLGLLAMRFGFSAKKQNQKDYTNIRSSSAIAIVVSDIDDKPHWVEAGRCYERLALQATALGLRTAFINQPVEVAPIRAEFARFLGVGNRRPDLMVRIGRGPEAPRSLRRPVDEVLRTS
- a CDS encoding serine hydrolase domain-containing protein, whose product is MIRAVLLIVLAGLAGFAHGAPEGKVRQVLTDLQERFAFPGATVAWTGPDDTVHALAIGMADPDCKRQMSPDTPMLAASIGKSFVAAAILRAAEEEQLDLDSPISNWLGKREWFHRLPNHKSLTLRHLLTHTGGLPDHVYLPAFQALFQKTFTSADAPDTQQLIGLILDTDPLFAPGEGWEYSDTGYLLAAQVLEAVTGDSWTDYVGVHFLKPLDLEATTPSDQRLLPGLATGFTSADNPLGLPERSLDEEGLLVWHPAVEGAGGGFVSSAVDLARWGRALWSGRLHSEGSFKAMMTGAAVSEDRPGVSYGLGVVIEPTEQFGEVRGHRGWIPGYVSSLRYYPEYDIAIAIQINSDIGMMGQEGSFVEVEAGITQAILNRYVKGQ